A region of Oxyura jamaicensis isolate SHBP4307 breed ruddy duck chromosome 9, BPBGC_Ojam_1.0, whole genome shotgun sequence DNA encodes the following proteins:
- the NPPC gene encoding C-type natriuretic peptide, translated as MQISPLLAGGLLLALLSVRLEAKPASQLPQKASRGAAAAAAPPEAAGAERDKERDKDKDKERSRGTGPREAREARAETRPRAGWARLLQDPPGRRHKGLHKKGLGKGCFGLKLDRIGAMSGLGC; from the exons ATGCAGATCTCACCCTTGCTGGCTGGTGGACTTTTACTTGCTCTGCTCTCCGTCAGGCTGGAGGCGAAGCCGGCGTCGCAGCTCCCACAGAAG GCTtcccgcggggcggcggcggcggcggctccgccTGAGGCGGCGGGCGCGGAGCGGGACAAGGAGCgggacaaggacaaggacaaggagcGGAGCCGCGGCACCGGCCCCAGGGAGGCTCGGGAGGCCCGGGCCGAAACCCGGCCTCGGGCGGGTTGGGCGAGGCTGCTTCAGGACCCGCCGGGCCGCCGCCACAAGGGCCTGCACAAGAAAGGGCTCGGCAAGGGCTGCTTCGGCCTCAAGCTGGACCGCATCGGCGCCATGAGCGGCCTCGGCTGCTGA